The following proteins are co-located in the Oncorhynchus tshawytscha isolate Ot180627B unplaced genomic scaffold, Otsh_v2.0 Un_contig_4311_pilon_pilon, whole genome shotgun sequence genome:
- the LOC112217817 gene encoding uncharacterized protein DDB_G0283697, with product MMKLVFVFAVVAYFFAENLSLPVGEERQREDVVTRCLVEVLSKALTKPDSHPLDQECKDILKAGAQHAAPVEKTSDELLTNEEEGKEHEPKPEAPGANVKDIEALLKSVEEKRETPEDEDRSQESWDLNYEKEKRIWKPTHRYHHKKPNHKRDEEVSEEVREEPDEERSQESWSLGDEKEKRYRPTYRYTPKKHHKRDEEGLEEEREEPEEERSQESWSLGDEKEKRYRPTYRYTPKNTPNETKRAYLSVHPKKHHKRDEEGLEEEREEPEEERSQESWSLGDEKEKRYRPTYRYTPKKHHKRDEVGLEEEREEPEEERSQESWSLGDEKEKRYRPTYRYTPKKHHKRDEEDEERSQESWSLGDEKEKREEDDEERKKRIWKPTHRYHHKKHHKRSEDPSEEEEEEKDKRIWKPTHRYHHKKHHKRDADSSDEESEEKRSEESEEEEEEDREKRIWKPTHRYHHKKHHKRDEELSEEGREEPDEERSQESWSLGDGKEKRDEDMMRDEDEREKRIWKPTHRYHHKKHHKRNGDSSEEEDEEQRGDSDEHEEEKKHGDAEEDERQRDRQEALRYLAEKSRLLGEGEVYEKRSPWAYRGYYHPAWWKRSIDPHTPLHKMEELAKLLSYKNHQLASQSELADEEKKRSVSLTPEEEKELENIAAMDMELQKISEKMQEDRSE from the exons ATGATGAAACTTGTGTTTGTTTTTGCTGTGGTTGCGTATTTCTTTGCAG AAAATCTATCACTTCCCGTTGGAGAAGAACGACAGCGAGAGGATGTG GTAACACGGTGCTTGGTTGAGGTCCTGTCCAAGGCGTTGACCAAACCTGACTCTCACCCTCTGGATCAGGAATGTAAAGATATTCTCAAAGCAG GTGCCCAACATGCTGCTCCTGTGGAGAAGACAAGTGATGAGCTGCTGACTAATGAAGAGGAGGGCAAAGAACATGAACCTAAGCCTGAGGCACCAGGGGCCAATGTGAAAGACATCGAGGCCCTCCTGAAGTctgtggaggagaagagggagacaccGGAGGACGAAGATCGCAGCCAGGAGTCATGGGACCTCAACTACGAGAAGGAGAAAAGGATTTGGAAACCAACGCACAGGTATCATCATAAGAAACCCAATCACAAACGTGATGAGGAGGTTTCTGAAGAAGTGAGAGAAGAGCCAGACGAAGAACGTAGTCAGGAATCCTGGAGCCTGGGCgatgagaaggagaagagataTAGGCCTACCTATCGGTACACCCCCAAGAAACACCACAAACGAGACGAAGAGGgtttagaggaagagagagaagagccagaAGAGGAACGTAGTCAGGAATCCTGGAGCCTGGGCgatgagaaggagaagagataTAGGCCTACCTATCGGTACACCCCCAAAAACACCCCAAACGAGACGAAGAGG GCCTACCTATCGGTACACCCCAAAAAACACCACAAACGAGACGAAGAGGgtttagaggaagagagagaagagccagaAGAGGAACGTAGTCAGGAATCCTGGAGCCTGGGCgatgagaaggagaagagataTAGGCCTACCTATCGGTACACCCCAAAGAAACACCACAAACGAGACGAAGTGGGtttagaagaagagagagaagagccagaAGAGGAACGTAGTCAGGAATCCTGGAGCCTGGGCgatgagaaggagaagagataTAGGCCTACCTATCGGTACACCCCAAAGAAACACCACAAACGAGATGAAGAAGACGAAGAGCGCAGTCAAGAGTCCTGGAGTCTGGGTgatgagaaagaaaagagagaggaggatgatgaggaaAGAAAAAAGAGGATCTGGAAACCCACCCATCGGTACCACCACAAGAAGCACCACAAACGCAGTGAAGAtccttcagaggaagaggaggaggagaaagataaGAGAATTTGGAAACCCACACACAGATATCACCACAAGAAACACCACAAACGAGATGCTGACTCATCGGACGAGGAATCAGAGGAGAAGAGATCAGAAgagtcagaggaagaggaggaagaggatagagagaagagaatcTGGAAGCCCACACACAGATACCACCACAAAAAACACCACAAACGTGATGAGGAGCTTtcagaagaagggagagaggagccaGATGAAGAACGCAGCCAAGAGTCCTGGAGTCTGGGTgatggaaaggagaagagagatgaggatatgatgagagatgaggatgagagagaaaagaggattTGGAAACCAACTCACAGGTACCACCACAAGAAGCATCACAAACGCAATGGGgattcctcagaggaggaagacgaggaaCAAAGGGGCGATTCGGACGAACACGAGGAGGAGAAGAAGCATGGAGATGCCGAGGAGgacgagagacagagggataggcAGGAGGCTCTGAG GTACCTGGCAGAGAAGAGTCGTCTACTGGGGGAGGGCGAGGTGTATGAGAAACGTTCTCCCTGGGCTTACAGAGGATACTACCACCCCGCCTGGTGGAAGAGAAGCATAGACCCACACACACCATTGCATAAG ATGGAGGAACTGGCGAAGTTGCTGTCCTATAAGAATCACCAGCTGGCCAGCCAATCAGAGCTGGCAGACGAGGAAAAGAAGAGGAGCGTATCTCTAACCCCAGAGGAG GAGAAGGAGCTGGAGAACATAGCAGCTATGGACATGGAGTTACAGAAGATATCTGAGAAGATGCAGGAGGACAGGAGTGAATAG